caagagaattcttgaattaattaatttctttgtaTATAATGTCCTCTTATCAGTTTTTCCTTGGAGAAAAAACTCTTACTACTATTCTAAAGATTTTACCTTTAGATAAAGACTTAAAAGAAAGGATCTTAGACATAATTTTTGACGATCTTTCTatggatttttttatattaggGTCTAGATATTCTGACCTCTCCCTAGCTGATAATGACTGGGAACTTGATATTGAGGGATATTTCTCAGATTTGTACTAATctgtttattttatctttacaGTATGTCAGGCAATGACCCTCCGCCATGGTCACATATACGTGGTCGTGGAGGAAGAAGTCGAGGAAGGGGAAGATCATCCTCTTCACAATCTACAAGGTCGTCATACGACTCCTCTTTCCCAATTATACAACATGAAAACAAAACCTTGATTAAATCAAAGGTTGGAGAAGCTTCTTCATCAGCTTCATCTTCAATAAATCTTAAGGATATTCCTAAAGATAGTTCATTATATGAACAGATTCAAGCATATTTACAGACAAAAGAGCAAAGTTATACTTATGCTTCTTTAGCCAAAGAAACTGAACCAGCCAGTATTCCGGAAGAAACggcaaaaaaagaaattatatttcttttagagAACTCTGATATTCAGAGAAGTAATGAACCTTGGAATATACTCCAAAGGTATCTTACAAAGGGACTATACTTCCCTGGCGAGGCTTATAAATCTCGGACCTATTATGAATCTATTCTGAGTTATACTGGAAGTGCAGAATTTCAACACTTCTCCGATTTTGATAAGAGTGTTTATAACTTCTCCAAAATCACAATTAAGCAGATTATATCAGCTGATGATTGGGGAATTTCCACTTTACAGGAAAGGCAAGTTTCTGTGAACGgtgtaaatatgaattttacatATTGGAATTATATCCAAGCCTTTCACAAagtcttttattataataacaGCAAATTAAAGCACACTtggtttataaaaatatttgctaaagtttttgcaaaaaatttacCAAATTGGTTTTTAAATTGGTGGTCTATGCATGGACCAACAGTAAAAATTTTGCctgataattttcttattttatacaaGGAATGGGCGAAAGTCTCCCCGTTTATAACAAATCTATTTTTACAAGATCATGTCTCATGTATTGAGAAAATTGATCAAATGTACTTTTTTATAGAATTTTCTATTTCATGGATCCATAAATGGACTCCGGAGGTGGGTTATACCCCTATTGAAAATATCCCCtgtttatatagaaaatattttacaaatttttggGATAAATTAAACCGTAAAGATCCAGCAACAGGTCAATTATATGGACAAGAACTACTGGACCAAGTCACCAGCACTATAAAGATTTATCAAGACTTCCCTCAAAAGGATATCTCTGCCGGAAGTTCAATGAAAAATATCGCCAGAAGAATTTCCATTCAAGATGGAAATAAGGAAGAAATGATAAACAACTACCTGGCCGAAATTAAAAAGAACTTATTAACAAATATAGCAGTGTTTGACAAATCAGACACTTCTATGAGAAGTGGACAAAGTGATACAGCTGATGGGCAATCGGTAGATCAAAATATGGAGCTATCAGAAGGACAATTACAAAAAGTGGAAGATTTCCTGGCGTCCATGAAGGAGAAAGATAGCACAATAAAGAAAAATCTGAAAGGAAAAGATAAGATTTAAAATCGTATCAAAAATTTTATCTTCACAGAATTCAAGATTCGAAATCTTATCAGAAATCTTATCTTGAATAAAAATAGTGTTTAAAACAGTATGTAGGGCCCATATGAGGACCccactttgttttttttttcctatataaGAAGCCTCATTCAGAGGCATAAGAAATGTTTCAGAATATAAGTTTTAgtttctctctcttctctctcttgtaAAAATTCTTTTGTGAACAATAATATAATCGCTTTGGTTTGAAGATTTGTTTCCAAGGTACTTTATTTATTTCCTATATTACCATCTTTTGTGATTTCCGCCTATATGGCCGACTaagataatttttatatctatGCTAGCTTCATAATCTCTGTATGATGTTCTTGTCTAATATCTGGATCTAATCAAGTTATAATGAATTCTTATTATAGTTCTTAAATCTTTTATCACAAGTTTTGTCTTGGTTTTAAGATGGTGGTAAGTCTGATATTAATGATAGCGAGCATGTGGTATTGTAAGTCCCCGT
This portion of the Solanum pennellii chromosome 12, SPENNV200 genome encodes:
- the LOC114075117 gene encoding uncharacterized protein LOC114075117, coding for MSGNDPPPWSHIRGRGGRSRGRGRSSSSQSTRSSYDSSFPIIQHENKTLIKSKVGEASSSASSSINLKDIPKDSSLYEQIQAYLQTKEQSYTYASLAKETEPASIPEETAKKEIIFLLENSDIQRSNEPWNILQRYLTKGLYFPGEAYKSRTYYESILSYTGSAEFQHFSDFDKSVYNFSKITIKQIISADDWGISTLQERQVSVNGVNMNFTYWNYIQAFHKVFYYNNSKLKHTWFIKIFAKVFAKNLPNWFLNWWSMHGPTVKILPDNFLILYKEWAKVSPFITNLFLQDHVSCIEKIDQMYFFIEFSISWIHKWTPEVGYTPIENIPCLYRKYFTNFWDKLNRKDPATGQLYGQELLDQVTSTIKIYQDFPQKDISAGSSMKNIARRISIQDGNKEEMINNYLAEIKKNLLTNIAVFDKSDTSMRSGQSDTADGQSVDQNMELSEGQLQKVEDFLASMKEKDSTIKKNLKGKDKI